In Pectinophora gossypiella chromosome 17, ilPecGoss1.1, whole genome shotgun sequence, one DNA window encodes the following:
- the LOC126374660 gene encoding uncharacterized protein LOC126374660, producing the protein MIKAQYVTFVCILMLSAMLETASITKRSYSDRSVKGYITERTCWWNEVCKEEFQTLFRCKCPSWSYCRSPGRYYNAVCSMTETGYIWDQPNSEWRGQ; encoded by the exons ATGATTAAG GCGCAATATGTAACGTTTGTGTGTATACTCATGTTGAGCGCTATGCTGGAAACCGCCTCTATAACAAAAAGGAGCTATTCGGATCGCTCCGTCAAAGGATACATCACAGag AGGACATGTTGGTGGAACGAAGTATGTAAAGAGGAATTCCAAACGTTGTTCAGGTGTAAATGTCCGTCGTGGTCGTACTGCCGGAGTCCAGGCCGCTACTACAACGCGGTCTGCTCCATGACAGAGACCGGGTACATCTGGGACCAGCCCAACTCCGAGTGGCGAGGACAGTAA
- the LOC126374561 gene encoding uncharacterized protein LOC126374561 isoform X1, whose protein sequence is MSRLAMDAVPRVLLSIALASLLPVASPDSQDRLAKENIPHSRQKRILWITNDGRLALPPGTTMTITPSMSMPFVRHPPKGFLSNMTVSFPFTSTLKYEVEFKIDFDKLGLTDNENPYGELPPIFARSMGRAAASVMADYVGQYLERRLGKRQERDVSPDVEKMVLDRLHGGERALLYGVAEDMLANFGMDGKECLLRAICEIHAHPLTNFGFLGEVMKLFFTPSRSPYASLLQEYVDAQKAGESGGECWPYYRLCPKSIFMPASNKYSKDAEDLHRRQEQESIDENNIELNLKAM, encoded by the exons GTTGGCTATGGACGCAGTGCCACGCGTGTTGCTCAGTATAGCACTGGCATCGCTTCTCCCTGTGGCGTCTCCTGACTCCCAGGACCGACTGGCTAAGGAGAACATCCCACATTCGCGGCAGAAGAGGATCCTATGGATCACCAACGATGGTCGACTAGCCCTTCCACCGGGCACCACCATGACTATCACTCCGTCAATGTCAATGCCGTTTGTGCGACACCCGCCTAAAGGGTTCCTGTCGAACATGACAGTCAGTTTTCCATTCACAA GTACACTGAAGTACGAAGTGGAGTTCAAAA TTGATTTCGACAAACTTGGATTGACTGATAACGAGAATCCTTACGGAGAGCTGCCGCCAATCTTTGCGAGGTCTATGGGCAGAGCAGCAGCGTCAGTGATGGCGGACTATGTCGGACAATATCTTGAGAGAAGGCTCGGCAAGAGGCAGGAGCGAGATGTCTCCCCCGACGTTGAGAAGATGGTCCTCGACCGGTTACATGGCGGTGAAAG AGCGTTACTGTACGGAGTCGCAGAGGACATGTTAGCCAATTTCGGAATGGACGGCAAAGAATGTTTGCTCCGAGCAATTTGTGAAATACACGCGCATCCCCTCACCAATTTTGGATTTTTAGGAGAAGTCATGAAATTATTTTTCAC GCCCAGTCGGTCACCATACGCAAGTCTCCTGCAGGAGTACGTGGATGCTCAGAAAGCGGGCGAGTCCGGTGGCGAGTGCTGGCCCTACTACCGACTCTGTCCCAAGAGTATATTCATGCCCGCTTCTAACAAATACTC AAAAGACGCAGAAGACCTACACAGGCGGCAGGAACAAGAGAGCATCGACGAGAACAATATAGAACTGAATCTAAAGGCAATGTAG
- the LOC126374561 gene encoding uncharacterized protein LOC126374561 isoform X2 yields MSRLAMDAVPRVLLSIALASLLPVASPDSQDRLAKENIPHSRQKRILWITNDGRLALPPGTTMTITPSMSMPFVRHPPKGFLSNMTVSFPFTIDFDKLGLTDNENPYGELPPIFARSMGRAAASVMADYVGQYLERRLGKRQERDVSPDVEKMVLDRLHGGERALLYGVAEDMLANFGMDGKECLLRAICEIHAHPLTNFGFLGEVMKLFFTPSRSPYASLLQEYVDAQKAGESGGECWPYYRLCPKSIFMPASNKYSKDAEDLHRRQEQESIDENNIELNLKAM; encoded by the exons GTTGGCTATGGACGCAGTGCCACGCGTGTTGCTCAGTATAGCACTGGCATCGCTTCTCCCTGTGGCGTCTCCTGACTCCCAGGACCGACTGGCTAAGGAGAACATCCCACATTCGCGGCAGAAGAGGATCCTATGGATCACCAACGATGGTCGACTAGCCCTTCCACCGGGCACCACCATGACTATCACTCCGTCAATGTCAATGCCGTTTGTGCGACACCCGCCTAAAGGGTTCCTGTCGAACATGACAGTCAGTTTTCCATTCACAA TTGATTTCGACAAACTTGGATTGACTGATAACGAGAATCCTTACGGAGAGCTGCCGCCAATCTTTGCGAGGTCTATGGGCAGAGCAGCAGCGTCAGTGATGGCGGACTATGTCGGACAATATCTTGAGAGAAGGCTCGGCAAGAGGCAGGAGCGAGATGTCTCCCCCGACGTTGAGAAGATGGTCCTCGACCGGTTACATGGCGGTGAAAG AGCGTTACTGTACGGAGTCGCAGAGGACATGTTAGCCAATTTCGGAATGGACGGCAAAGAATGTTTGCTCCGAGCAATTTGTGAAATACACGCGCATCCCCTCACCAATTTTGGATTTTTAGGAGAAGTCATGAAATTATTTTTCAC GCCCAGTCGGTCACCATACGCAAGTCTCCTGCAGGAGTACGTGGATGCTCAGAAAGCGGGCGAGTCCGGTGGCGAGTGCTGGCCCTACTACCGACTCTGTCCCAAGAGTATATTCATGCCCGCTTCTAACAAATACTC AAAAGACGCAGAAGACCTACACAGGCGGCAGGAACAAGAGAGCATCGACGAGAACAATATAGAACTGAATCTAAAGGCAATGTAG